ACTTCGTCGGCCAAGGTTTACGCCGCCCATGAGCGACGCCGTGATCAGGGCGACGAGACTGATCGCCAGCAGCAGTTCGAGAAGGGTGAAACCATTCCGGCCCGGTCGCTTCATGGCGCGGCGGGCTCCTCGACCGGCCTGATCTTTACGGCGGACAGCGTGAAGCTCTCTCCGTAACCCGACGGCTTCCGGATGACGAGGCGCGCATGAAAGCTCGTCAGCGCCGGCCGCCCGCTCGCGTCGGCGACGCTTCGCCCCGGCGTGACGGACAGCGACCAGTGGAGGCCGTCGGGATAGCGGCCGCTCGATTCGCCGAAGGGCGTGGGTCCGTCGACGCCGAGCGCATCGAGCTGCGAAGCGCCCTGCCGCGCCGCGCGCATGAGAAAATCGGCGCGCGCCTGGTTGCGCACGCCGCCGCTCACCCCATTGAGGAGCTGCCCGAGCGTCATCGCCAATATCGCGAAGGCGGCGAGGGCTTCGATCAGTGAAAAGCCCCGCCGCGATGTCAGCTGACGGCGCATCTGGCCTCGCCCGTCAGCCAGTTGACGGCGATGGTCGCCCGCGCGTCCGGCGTCTGCAGCGTCATGTCGCCGCCCGTCGAGCCGCCGTCGGGAAAGAAGGCGATGGCGCCGCGCGGCGGCGTCAGTTGCGGGGCGCCGGCGACGTTAAGGGTGATCAGCGCCTCGGGAGGAAAACGCCCGGGCGCGCCGACGGGCGACGCATAGGCGTTGCGCGCGAGATCGATGACGATGGAGGTCTCGCTGTTGGTGGCGATGGCGCGGGCGCGCGCCGCGCGCAGCGTCGCGCAGAAATTTCTGGCCGCGATCTCCAGCCGCATGCGCGCGGACGGCGGCCGCAGGCGTTGCGCCGCCGCTCCGGCGACGAGGGCGATCAGCGCCATCACCACGACCGCCTCGAGCAAGGTGAATCCTTGCCGGCGCTCCAGACCTTTCGGAAGCCGCCTCATTTCGCCGCGAGATCGTTGATGCTGAGCACGGCGTCCATCACCGTCATGATCAGCCCGCCGACAACGGCGGCGATGGCGATGGTCAGAGCGGGGGTGAGCAGTCCCATCGCCCGCTCGATCGAGCGTTGCGTCTGGCGCTCGAACATGGCGGCG
This DNA window, taken from Methylocystis echinoides, encodes the following:
- a CDS encoding type II secretion system protein, which produces MRRQLTSRRGFSLIEALAAFAILAMTLGQLLNGVSGGVRNQARADFLMRAARQGASQLDALGVDGPTPFGESSGRYPDGLHWSLSVTPGRSVADASGRPALTSFHARLVIRKPSGYGESFTLSAVKIRPVEEPAAP
- a CDS encoding GspH/FimT family pseudopilin; the encoded protein is MRRLPKGLERRQGFTLLEAVVVMALIALVAGAAAQRLRPPSARMRLEIAARNFCATLRAARARAIATNSETSIVIDLARNAYASPVGAPGRFPPEALITLNVAGAPQLTPPRGAIAFFPDGGSTGGDMTLQTPDARATIAVNWLTGEARCAVS